A single window of Aphidius gifuensis isolate YNYX2018 linkage group LG1, ASM1490517v1, whole genome shotgun sequence DNA harbors:
- the LOC122849012 gene encoding uncharacterized protein LOC122849012 isoform X3 — translation MDNRASCNNNENVDMENSPAVSDYKSIHSSCGEDPILIRNTLIRFYHGEGYGYQQIVDFLLHGHGLSISIRHLKRILVTLGLKRKMMTASPELDVLQAILIELQGAGDCLEILRVVDPEGVEGRKIRRLRRRQYITPGPNFLWHLDGYDKLKPYGFPIHGCIDGWSRKLLWLQVSSTNNHPDVVAHFYLDTVRKLGFVPRVIRSDRGTENGTIQSLQQCLRFYHDDQLAGLNSFIQGKSTANQRIESFWSQLRRAGIDHYISLFKDMRDSFVFDNSNPIHIECIRYCFGPLILYELQQILEEWNKHSIRKQKNREGPVGKPNHLFECAPALGSRNFKKEISLRDVDILIHKHTIEPALIRPSFVNIVNLLLPDLNQATNDEEAFENYMQILDVIDKYQNNTDSNTEE, via the exons ATGGATAACCGTGCGA gCTGTAACAACAACGAGAATGTTGATATGGAAAATTCACCAGCTGTCAGTGACTATAAAA GCATCCATTCAAGCTGTGGTGAGGATCCAATTTTGATTAGGAACACACTGATTCGTTTTTATCATGGGGAAGGTTATGGGTATCAACAAATTGTGGATTTCTTATTGCATGGTCATGGCCTTTCAATATCTATACGACATTTAAAGCGTATTTTGGTAACATTGGGTCTCAAGCGGAAAATGATGACTGCTTCTCCAGAGCTTGATGTTCTTCAGGCGATTCTCATTGAATTACAAGGGGCTGGCGATTGTTTAG AAATTCTGCGAGTTGTTGACCCAGAAGGAGTAGAAGGACGGAAAATACGAAGACTTCGTCGACGACAATACATAACACCAGGTCCTAATTTCTTGTGGCATCTTGATGgctatgataaattaaaacctTATGGATTTCCGATTCATGGGTGCATCGATGGTTGGTCTAGAAAACTTTTGTGGCTCCAAGTTTCATCTACAAATAACCACCCTGATGTTGTAGCCCATTTTTATTTGGATACTGTGCGAAAATTGGGTTTTGTTCCTCGAGTGATTCGTTCTGATCGTGGAACAGAAAATGGTACAATTCAATCTTTACAACAATGCTTACGATTTTATCATGATGATCAATTAGCTGGATTAAATAGTTTCATACAAGGAAAAAGTACTGCAAATCAGCGTATCGAAAGCTTTTGGTCTCAGTTGCGTCGAGCTGGGATTGACCATTACATTTCACTTTTTAAAGACATGCGTGattcttttgtttttgataattcaaatcCAATTCATATTGAATGCATAAGATACTGTTTTGGACCACTGATCCTCTATGAACTACAACAAATACTTGAAGAATGGAATAAACATTCGATTAGAAAGCAAAAAAATCGTGAAGGTCCTGTGGGAAAAccaaatcatttatttgagTGTGCACCAGCATTAGGctcaagaaattttaaaaaagaaattagtTTAAGAGATGTTGACATACTTATACATAAGCATACCATTGAGCCTGCTCTTATTCGGCCAAGTTTTGTTAATATTGTCAACTTATTACTTCCAGATTTAAATCAGGCAACAAATGACGAAGAAGCCTTTGAAAATTACATGCAAATTCTTgatgttattgataaatatcaaaataatactgACTCAAATAcagaagaataa
- the LOC122848959 gene encoding U4/U6.U5 tri-snRNP-associated protein 2-like isoform X2, whose protein sequence is MIVTDQNVHEKKKKVEAPPLCPYLDTINRQLLDFDFEKLCSISLSQINVYACLVCGKYFQGRGTNTYAYTHSVAEGHHVFLNLHTLKFYCLPDNYEIVDHSLNDIKYVFNPTFSEKQIRELDTTSKRSRAIDGTMYSTGIVGMNNIKANDYCNVILQSLSHVTPLRNFFLRKSNCLMVEEPHERLIQRFGELMRKLWNPRNFKAHVSPHEMLQAVVLASNKKFKFTEQGDPIDFLSFFLRSVDLALKKLENPSIIDRTFLGHMRIHKRKIPPLELEESHKRELLNTVEYSETVEEKSFRYLTCDLLPPPLFKDQQTEKIPQVNLYKLLEKFNATTERKYETPKGNLMKRFEITQLPPYLILYIKRFTKNTFFVEKNPTIVNFPIKNLDFGDILTPEVKAKHPCTTYDLVANIVHFSGSAQGTYRVHVLHKGSGQWYELQDLHVTPILPEMIKLSEAYIQIYELQKENSLSDNNDNK, encoded by the exons ATGATTGTTACAGATCAAAAtgttcatgaaaaaaaaaagaaggtagAAGCACCTCCTTTGTGTCCTTATCTCGATACAATAAATCGTCAATTATTAgattttgattttgaaaaattatgttcaaTATCATTGTCACAAATAAACGTTTATGCATGTCTTGTTTgtggtaaatattttcaaggcAGAGGAACAAATACATATGCTTATACACACAGTGTTGCTGAGGGtcatcatgtatttttaaatcttcatacgttaaaattttattgtctacctgataattatgaaattgTTGATCATTCATTGAATGACATAAAATATGTTTTCAATCCGACATTtagtgaaaaacaaataagagAACTTGATACAACTAGTAAACGCTCACGAGCTATTGACGGTACAATGTATTCAACTGGAATTGTTGGAATGAATAATATCAAAGCCAATGATTATTGTAATGTTATTTTACAAAGTTTATCACATGTAACACCActacgtaatttttttcttcgtaaATCAAATTGTTTGATGGTTGAAGAACCACATGAACGGTTAATACAAAGATTTGGTGAGTTGATGAGAAAATTATGGAATCCAAGAAATTTTAAGGCTCATGTTAGTCCACATGAAATGTTACAAGCTGTTGTATTAGCTAGTAATAAAAAGTTCAAATTCACTGAACAAG gtgatcctattgattttttatcattttttttaagatctGTTGATCTTGCATTAAAAAAGCTAGAAAATCCAAGTATTATTGATCGAACATTTTTGGGACATATGAGAATTCATAAACGTAAAATTCCACCACTTGAACTTGAAGAAAGTCATAAAAgggaattattaaatactgtTGAGTACAGTGAGACTGTTGAAGAAAAATCATTTCGTTATTTAACATGTGATTTACTACCACCACCATTATTTAAAGATCAACAGACCGAGAAAATTCCCcag gtCAATTTGTATAAACTTTTAGAGAAATTTAATGCAACCACtgaaagaaaatatgaaaCACCCAAAGGAAATTTAATGAAACGCTTTGAGATAACTCAATTACCACCATATTTAATTCTCTACATAAag agatttacaaaaaatacattttttgttGAGAAAAATCCAACGATTGTTAATTTTCCTATCAa aaaCCTTGATTTTGGAGATATACTGACACCAGAAGTAAAAGCAAAACATCCATGTACAACTTATGATTTAGTTGCTAACATTGTTCATTTTAGTGGATCTGCACAAGGTACATATCGAGTACATGTATTGCACAAAGGCAGTGGACAATGGTACGAATTACAGGACCTTCATGTTACCCCAATATTACCAGAAATGATAAAACTCTCAGAAGCTTACATACAG attTATGAACTTCAAAAAGAAAACAGTCTATCAGATAACAatgacaacaaataa
- the LOC122848959 gene encoding U4/U6.U5 tri-snRNP-associated protein 2-like isoform X1, producing the protein MDLSKTNKRTTSDRISESDNDNDHQNVHEKKKKVEAPPLCPYLDTINRQLLDFDFEKLCSISLSQINVYACLVCGKYFQGRGTNTYAYTHSVAEGHHVFLNLHTLKFYCLPDNYEIVDHSLNDIKYVFNPTFSEKQIRELDTTSKRSRAIDGTMYSTGIVGMNNIKANDYCNVILQSLSHVTPLRNFFLRKSNCLMVEEPHERLIQRFGELMRKLWNPRNFKAHVSPHEMLQAVVLASNKKFKFTEQGDPIDFLSFFLRSVDLALKKLENPSIIDRTFLGHMRIHKRKIPPLELEESHKRELLNTVEYSETVEEKSFRYLTCDLLPPPLFKDQQTEKIPQVNLYKLLEKFNATTERKYETPKGNLMKRFEITQLPPYLILYIKRFTKNTFFVEKNPTIVNFPIKNLDFGDILTPEVKAKHPCTTYDLVANIVHFSGSAQGTYRVHVLHKGSGQWYELQDLHVTPILPEMIKLSEAYIQIYELQKENSLSDNNDNK; encoded by the exons ATGGATTTAagcaaaacaaataaaagaacCACATCAGATCGGATTAGTGAAtcagataatgataatgatc ATCAAAAtgttcatgaaaaaaaaaagaaggtagAAGCACCTCCTTTGTGTCCTTATCTCGATACAATAAATCGTCAATTATTAgattttgattttgaaaaattatgttcaaTATCATTGTCACAAATAAACGTTTATGCATGTCTTGTTTgtggtaaatattttcaaggcAGAGGAACAAATACATATGCTTATACACACAGTGTTGCTGAGGGtcatcatgtatttttaaatcttcatacgttaaaattttattgtctacctgataattatgaaattgTTGATCATTCATTGAATGACATAAAATATGTTTTCAATCCGACATTtagtgaaaaacaaataagagAACTTGATACAACTAGTAAACGCTCACGAGCTATTGACGGTACAATGTATTCAACTGGAATTGTTGGAATGAATAATATCAAAGCCAATGATTATTGTAATGTTATTTTACAAAGTTTATCACATGTAACACCActacgtaatttttttcttcgtaaATCAAATTGTTTGATGGTTGAAGAACCACATGAACGGTTAATACAAAGATTTGGTGAGTTGATGAGAAAATTATGGAATCCAAGAAATTTTAAGGCTCATGTTAGTCCACATGAAATGTTACAAGCTGTTGTATTAGCTAGTAATAAAAAGTTCAAATTCACTGAACAAG gtgatcctattgattttttatcattttttttaagatctGTTGATCTTGCATTAAAAAAGCTAGAAAATCCAAGTATTATTGATCGAACATTTTTGGGACATATGAGAATTCATAAACGTAAAATTCCACCACTTGAACTTGAAGAAAGTCATAAAAgggaattattaaatactgtTGAGTACAGTGAGACTGTTGAAGAAAAATCATTTCGTTATTTAACATGTGATTTACTACCACCACCATTATTTAAAGATCAACAGACCGAGAAAATTCCCcag gtCAATTTGTATAAACTTTTAGAGAAATTTAATGCAACCACtgaaagaaaatatgaaaCACCCAAAGGAAATTTAATGAAACGCTTTGAGATAACTCAATTACCACCATATTTAATTCTCTACATAAag agatttacaaaaaatacattttttgttGAGAAAAATCCAACGATTGTTAATTTTCCTATCAa aaaCCTTGATTTTGGAGATATACTGACACCAGAAGTAAAAGCAAAACATCCATGTACAACTTATGATTTAGTTGCTAACATTGTTCATTTTAGTGGATCTGCACAAGGTACATATCGAGTACATGTATTGCACAAAGGCAGTGGACAATGGTACGAATTACAGGACCTTCATGTTACCCCAATATTACCAGAAATGATAAAACTCTCAGAAGCTTACATACAG attTATGAACTTCAAAAAGAAAACAGTCTATCAGATAACAatgacaacaaataa
- the LOC122849012 gene encoding uncharacterized protein LOC122849012 isoform X2: MENSPAVSDYKSIHSSCGEDPILIRNTLIRFYHGEGYGYQQIVDFLLHGHGLSISIRHLKRILVTLGLKRKMMTASPELDVLQAILIELQGAGDCLGYKSLWLRLQQTYGLNIRRDRVLEILRVVDPEGVEGRKIRRLRRRQYITPGPNFLWHLDGYDKLKPYGFPIHGCIDGWSRKLLWLQVSSTNNHPDVVAHFYLDTVRKLGFVPRVIRSDRGTENGTIQSLQQCLRFYHDDQLAGLNSFIQGKSTANQRIESFWSQLRRAGIDHYISLFKDMRDSFVFDNSNPIHIECIRYCFGPLILYELQQILEEWNKHSIRKQKNREGPVGKPNHLFECAPALGSRNFKKEISLRDVDILIHKHTIEPALIRPSFVNIVNLLLPDLNQATNDEEAFENYMQILDVIDKYQNNTDSNTEE, encoded by the exons ATGGAAAATTCACCAGCTGTCAGTGACTATAAAA GCATCCATTCAAGCTGTGGTGAGGATCCAATTTTGATTAGGAACACACTGATTCGTTTTTATCATGGGGAAGGTTATGGGTATCAACAAATTGTGGATTTCTTATTGCATGGTCATGGCCTTTCAATATCTATACGACATTTAAAGCGTATTTTGGTAACATTGGGTCTCAAGCGGAAAATGATGACTGCTTCTCCAGAGCTTGATGTTCTTCAGGCGATTCTCATTGAATTACAAGGGGCTGGCGATTGTTTAGGTTATAAATCTCTATGGCTTAGATTGCAACAAACTTATGGCTTGAATATTCGTCGAGATCGTGTTTTAGAAATTCTGCGAGTTGTTGACCCAGAAGGAGTAGAAGGACGGAAAATACGAAGACTTCGTCGACGACAATACATAACACCAGGTCCTAATTTCTTGTGGCATCTTGATGgctatgataaattaaaacctTATGGATTTCCGATTCATGGGTGCATCGATGGTTGGTCTAGAAAACTTTTGTGGCTCCAAGTTTCATCTACAAATAACCACCCTGATGTTGTAGCCCATTTTTATTTGGATACTGTGCGAAAATTGGGTTTTGTTCCTCGAGTGATTCGTTCTGATCGTGGAACAGAAAATGGTACAATTCAATCTTTACAACAATGCTTACGATTTTATCATGATGATCAATTAGCTGGATTAAATAGTTTCATACAAGGAAAAAGTACTGCAAATCAGCGTATCGAAAGCTTTTGGTCTCAGTTGCGTCGAGCTGGGATTGACCATTACATTTCACTTTTTAAAGACATGCGTGattcttttgtttttgataattcaaatcCAATTCATATTGAATGCATAAGATACTGTTTTGGACCACTGATCCTCTATGAACTACAACAAATACTTGAAGAATGGAATAAACATTCGATTAGAAAGCAAAAAAATCGTGAAGGTCCTGTGGGAAAAccaaatcatttatttgagTGTGCACCAGCATTAGGctcaagaaattttaaaaaagaaattagtTTAAGAGATGTTGACATACTTATACATAAGCATACCATTGAGCCTGCTCTTATTCGGCCAAGTTTTGTTAATATTGTCAACTTATTACTTCCAGATTTAAATCAGGCAACAAATGACGAAGAAGCCTTTGAAAATTACATGCAAATTCTTgatgttattgataaatatcaaaataatactgACTCAAATAcagaagaataa
- the LOC122849012 gene encoding uncharacterized protein LOC122849012 isoform X1 has product MDNRASCNNNENVDMENSPAVSDYKSIHSSCGEDPILIRNTLIRFYHGEGYGYQQIVDFLLHGHGLSISIRHLKRILVTLGLKRKMMTASPELDVLQAILIELQGAGDCLGYKSLWLRLQQTYGLNIRRDRVLEILRVVDPEGVEGRKIRRLRRRQYITPGPNFLWHLDGYDKLKPYGFPIHGCIDGWSRKLLWLQVSSTNNHPDVVAHFYLDTVRKLGFVPRVIRSDRGTENGTIQSLQQCLRFYHDDQLAGLNSFIQGKSTANQRIESFWSQLRRAGIDHYISLFKDMRDSFVFDNSNPIHIECIRYCFGPLILYELQQILEEWNKHSIRKQKNREGPVGKPNHLFECAPALGSRNFKKEISLRDVDILIHKHTIEPALIRPSFVNIVNLLLPDLNQATNDEEAFENYMQILDVIDKYQNNTDSNTEE; this is encoded by the exons ATGGATAACCGTGCGA gCTGTAACAACAACGAGAATGTTGATATGGAAAATTCACCAGCTGTCAGTGACTATAAAA GCATCCATTCAAGCTGTGGTGAGGATCCAATTTTGATTAGGAACACACTGATTCGTTTTTATCATGGGGAAGGTTATGGGTATCAACAAATTGTGGATTTCTTATTGCATGGTCATGGCCTTTCAATATCTATACGACATTTAAAGCGTATTTTGGTAACATTGGGTCTCAAGCGGAAAATGATGACTGCTTCTCCAGAGCTTGATGTTCTTCAGGCGATTCTCATTGAATTACAAGGGGCTGGCGATTGTTTAGGTTATAAATCTCTATGGCTTAGATTGCAACAAACTTATGGCTTGAATATTCGTCGAGATCGTGTTTTAGAAATTCTGCGAGTTGTTGACCCAGAAGGAGTAGAAGGACGGAAAATACGAAGACTTCGTCGACGACAATACATAACACCAGGTCCTAATTTCTTGTGGCATCTTGATGgctatgataaattaaaacctTATGGATTTCCGATTCATGGGTGCATCGATGGTTGGTCTAGAAAACTTTTGTGGCTCCAAGTTTCATCTACAAATAACCACCCTGATGTTGTAGCCCATTTTTATTTGGATACTGTGCGAAAATTGGGTTTTGTTCCTCGAGTGATTCGTTCTGATCGTGGAACAGAAAATGGTACAATTCAATCTTTACAACAATGCTTACGATTTTATCATGATGATCAATTAGCTGGATTAAATAGTTTCATACAAGGAAAAAGTACTGCAAATCAGCGTATCGAAAGCTTTTGGTCTCAGTTGCGTCGAGCTGGGATTGACCATTACATTTCACTTTTTAAAGACATGCGTGattcttttgtttttgataattcaaatcCAATTCATATTGAATGCATAAGATACTGTTTTGGACCACTGATCCTCTATGAACTACAACAAATACTTGAAGAATGGAATAAACATTCGATTAGAAAGCAAAAAAATCGTGAAGGTCCTGTGGGAAAAccaaatcatttatttgagTGTGCACCAGCATTAGGctcaagaaattttaaaaaagaaattagtTTAAGAGATGTTGACATACTTATACATAAGCATACCATTGAGCCTGCTCTTATTCGGCCAAGTTTTGTTAATATTGTCAACTTATTACTTCCAGATTTAAATCAGGCAACAAATGACGAAGAAGCCTTTGAAAATTACATGCAAATTCTTgatgttattgataaatatcaaaataatactgACTCAAATAcagaagaataa
- the LOC122848846 gene encoding uncharacterized protein LOC122848846, with translation MDSLTHSLAEITVHHDGEALQVPLDKNSTVSMISLKSFVPDTIGMTYNKPDGTSALVPLGNDKFYIPQGVKTCFIRVNKNNNFHNGIRNFKGIQLKTMLEDLQPSKKRKVSETTRSVLPSQHIQDNVTMNQETVKANINEKHIKSRWYHCSYDSENYLQKSDSTNIKTKTLDIYENQLYDKQQISEKIKNLFYDDFTKPILDDSTIELANLKFQTIPSFENIFQYLKSIGTSPSRMVLILLTKAKNPITISTELENFPVFDCQQNKNLPTSSRKINNSSSKENYYSDSNQSSNISEFSPVNSSQNSQSTLNPSLSLSQTKHVINLPKNKMPDTVESFTILYCLPITEGKEYVYKYMPKRDLYDTLRRTKMINEDYHNFDPVLSGYPISNIIKNGVALITTTFNDKLEVDSTYVKFPTNMRQDGHKIIYSCEELRGMCNGEFGIGVIPSCCGEADTSCAWYKNGKKFKEGTRMFWIMCDKDKHPWLDDWKCIVTCNELNRESKILSCSANKMSEIHKNSKFTELQTPVIQKNNSLICIPSSSSVKTKSNKQFKLPDLPKSLCNSRKKVCINPGSSTYNNYNSYSSYVSPILEIKLEDFQLPVIKQSEITITSQVLGKGGQGKVFKAKWKDSLYVAVKTIEITRANYPSLMEEMKVLQFVKHTNIIQTLGIFQIGDDFNIVMDLIDGLSLSNILFNDNVKEEYDLSIKKRNYIASQISSGVHYMHSSNIIHGDIKPDNIMITRKGLNVKICDFGFSKLVNFARMTNSVRLPAGTYIYMAPELLLNNFKNSIASDVWAVGCTLNELYLEKLTWNAKSEMELRGWFKQMNSTGDFKHLCLDSIPQRLRSLVKRFLSFDQSKRPSVVEVNKIYDDASQNWRLFPV, from the exons ATGGATTCATTAACACATTCA CTTGCTGAAATCACAGTGCATCATGATGGTGAAGCACTTCAAGTGCCTTTGGACAAAAATAGCACTGTAAGCATGATTTCTTTGAAGTCTTTTGTTCCTGATACGATTGGGATGACATACAACAAACCTGATGGGACCTCAGCCCTTGTACCACTtggaaatgataaattttatataccacAAGGAGTTAAAACATGTTTCATTCGtgtcaacaaaaataaca attttCATAATGGAATCAGGAATTTTAAAGGgattcaattaaaaacaatgcTTGAAGATTTACAACCATCAAAAAAACGAAAAGTTTCTGAAACAACACGATCAGTATTACCAAGccag catattCAAGACAATGTGACAATGAATCAAGAGACTGTTAAGgctaatataaatgaaaaacacaTTAAGTCACGCTGGTACCATTGTAGTTATGAcagtgaaaattatttacaaaaaagtgattcaacaaatataaagacaaaaactttagatatttatgaaaatcaaCTCTACGATAAACAACAAATctctgaaaaaattaaaaatttgttttatgatGATTTCACTAAGCCTATTCTTGATGATTCTACAATTGAAttagcaaatttaaaatttcaaacaattccaagttttgaaaatatattccaatatttaaaatcaataggAACGTCACCATCTAGAAtggttttgattttattaactaAGGCTAAAAATCCAATTACTATTTCAACAGAACTTGAGAATTTTCCAGTATTTGATTGTCAACAGAATAAAAACTTACCAACgtcatcaagaaaaataaataattcttcaaGTAAAGAAAACTATTATTCGGATAGTAATCAGTCTTCTAATATATCCGAATTTTCACCTGTTAATTCATCCCAAAATTCTCAATCAACTCTCAATCCATCGTTGTCACTATCTCAGACAAAACATGTAATCAACTtgcctaaaaataaaatgcctGATACTGTTGAaagttttacaattttatattgtttaccGATAACTGAAGGCAAGGAATACGTATATAAGTATATGCCAAAAAGAGATTTATATGATACACTTCGTCGaacaaaaatgataaatgaagaCTACCACAATTTTGATCCTGTGTTATCAGGTTATCCCATTtccaacattataaaaaatggtGTAGCTCTCATCACAACAactttcaatgataaattagaAGTTGATTCTACATATGTTAAATTTCCAACTAATATGAGACAAGATGGACATAAAATTATCTACAGCTGCGAAGAGTTACGTGGGATGTGTAATGGTGAATTTGGCATTGGTGTCATCCCAAGTTGTTGTGGTGAAGCAGATACATCCTGTGCATGgtataaaaatggaaaaaaatttaaagaaggCACACGTATGTTTTGGATCATGTGTGACAAAGATAAGCATCCTTGGTTGGATGACTGGAAGTGCATCGTTACGTGCAATGAATTGAATAgagaatcaaaaatattatcctGTTCTGCAAATAAAATGTctgaaattcataaaaattcaaaatttactgAGCTTCAAACACCtgtcattcaaaaaaataattcactaATATGTATACCTTCATCATCTAGCGTAAAAAccaaatcaaataaacaatttaaacttCCTGACCTACCAAAATCTTTGTGTAATTCACGCAAAAAAGTGTGTATAAACCCTGGATCATCAACGTATAACAACTATAACAGTTATTCATCTTATGTATCACCAATTTTGGAAATAAAGTTGGAAGATTTTCAACTTCCTGTAATTAAGCAATCAGAAATAACAATTACATCTCAAGTTTTAGGCAAAGGTGGCCAAGGAAAAGTTTTTAAAGCAAAATGGAAAGATTCATTATATGTGGCTGTTAAAACAATCGAAATAACAAGAGCTAATTACCCATCGTTGATGGAAGAAATGAAAGTACTTCAATTTGTAAAACAcactaatattattcaaacacTTGGTATATTTCAAATTGGAGACGATTTCAACATTGTGATGGATCTTATTGATGGACTGTCTTTGAGTAATATTCTCTTTAATGACAATGTTAAAGAAGAATacgatttatcaattaaaaaacgtAATTATATTGCATCACAAATTTCTAGTGGAGTGCACTACATGCATTCATCAAACATCATCCACGGTGATATCAAGCCTGACAATATAATGATAACTCGTAAAGgattgaatgtaaaaatttgTGATTTTGGGTTTAGTAAGCTGGTTAATTTTGCGAGAATGACAAATAGTGTTCGTCTTCCTGCTGGAACGTACATCTATATGGCTCCAGAACTATTGttgaacaattttaaaaattctattgcCTCAGATGTATGGGCTGTTGGCTGTACATTAAATGAATTGTACCTAGAAAAACTAACATGGAATGCCAAAAGTGAAATGGAATTACGAGGCTGGTTTAAACAGATGAATTCAACAGGagattttaaacatttatgtTTAGATAGCATACCACAACGTCTTCGATCACTTGTCAAACGTTTTCTCTCTTTTGATCAGTCAAAACGACCATCAGTTGTTGaagttaacaaaatttatgatGATGCAAGCCAAAACTGGAGACTTTTTCCTgtttaa